The DNA segment AGCAGCGCGAGCCGGCGAGCGTCGAGAGCTGACACGCGTACGACTTCGTGAGGGGCGACCCGGCGCCGAACAGGGCGCGGTGGGCGCCCCTCACGCGTGTGCGGGCACAATGCATGGTGTGAACGCCAACAGCCAGAGGGTGACGCGGCCCGGCCCGGGGAGTGTGCTCGGGCGGCTGGCCGTCCCGGCCGGGATCCTCGCGGCCGTGGCCGGCGCCTTCACGTACGTCGGTGCCGTCGACCCGAACGAGCCCGGCCACTACCCCGCCTGTCCGCTCCTGCAGCTCACCGGCATCTACTGCCCCGGCTGCGGCGGACTGCGCAGTGCGCACGCCGTCGCCCACGGGGACTTCCTGGCGGCGCTCCAGGACAACGCGCTGGCCGTCGTCGGCTACGGGCTCTTCGCCGCGGTGTGGACCGTCTGGGTGGTCCGTGCGGTGCGCGGGCGGCCGTTCAGGATCGATCTCGGGCCGGCGCAGCTGTGGGCCGCGGGCGCGTTGCTGCTGGTCTTCACG comes from the Streptomyces sp. NBC_00443 genome and includes:
- a CDS encoding DUF2752 domain-containing protein; its protein translation is MHGVNANSQRVTRPGPGSVLGRLAVPAGILAAVAGAFTYVGAVDPNEPGHYPACPLLQLTGIYCPGCGGLRSAHAVAHGDFLAALQDNALAVVGYGLFAAVWTVWVVRAVRGRPFRIDLGPAQLWAAGALLLVFTVVRNLPFGGWLHP